A part of Maniola jurtina chromosome 19, ilManJurt1.1, whole genome shotgun sequence genomic DNA contains:
- the LOC123874756 gene encoding IQ and AAA domain-containing protein 1-like isoform X1, whose amino-acid sequence MSNKTYNDLFCETSELIVEATQADEAVFEAGSAERSTFEPLLSDLRIRYTVLLSRLDAVYDQLLQPQKRLIVKRLLEACLGRLLEIKHDLVELHLSDFTYDDDEVLVKLGVTPHEAEPSVPQYFVREREDEVEKKRDFITDTLRKLGYEPPKPRALVLTEQQAVIIIQSHERARQGRLRGQFMKEIRLLKEKGRDQKGEMSAAAATAIQRVWRGYLARRDTKRRKHEEQLLIGMKLAPYTESEEIKKAEEVKEFRRKVQKEYEQEYQESLEKIEQQLRAQHGVKINERIGDELRRWISEYFERTGKFPDLPSEDGGGSRAMFSRQGTGMDSELSKSSPVSSKDSKKSKESKDKKNNKVEDNKNKDEAEDLKSFKCSTSAFLKDFVNANEEYEDIWKYRDDEVKHDEKCDKDMIEREKMIKIEQEIRNIVDDMMRSELELLQAALDRDRAHKGKKSKKPQKKVRRGGKKGKKKKEKDLTPDRTTESLFEELITNGIIRPYPIVKIDDFIGEKSFVASQWKSEGRDPEPCLGDIRQLVKEYCILPLGSEHVRTNSPLVRSVLISGPAGSGKKMLVQAICSETGATLFDLTPANLVGKYPGKSGLIMLIHLIMKVSRLLQPSVIWMNDAEKPFVKKIPKTDKTDPKRLKKDLVKIIKGICPEDRVLFVGTSRTPWEAEQKLLFQCYSKLIQIPRADYGSISLMWRIKLHRAGALSPKLELSCLSRVSDSYTIGTLLAALDAVLTTKRRLQLRVRAFTAQEVAVQLSSFEPVYVEHDMAAESWWSKTPMERRRQRVMQRLLELEQENEERAAAGK is encoded by the exons ATGTCGAACAAAACATACAACGACTTATTTTGTGAAACATCTGAGCTAATAGTCGAAGCAACACAGGCAGATGAAGCGGTTTTCGAAGCTGGCAGCGCTGAAAGATCAACTTTCGAGCCTTTGCTATCTGATCTACGAATACGGTACACTGTGCTGTTGTCTAGACTGGATGCGGTGTACGACCAACTTCTGCAGCCGCAAAAGCGCTTGATTGTCAAACGACTACTTGAAGCGTGTTTGGGACGCCTTTTGGAAATAAAACACGATCTGGTCGAGCTTCATTTATCAGATTTTACTTATGACGACGATGAG GTACTTGTCAAACTTGGAGTCACACCTCATGAAGCAGAACCAAGCGTACCTCAATATTTTGTCAGAGAGAGAGAAGATGAAGTGGAAAAGAAACGCGATTTTATAACTGATACTCTGAGGAAGCTTGGATATGAACCTCCAAAACCACGGGCATTAGTGCTAACTGAACAACAAGCTGTGATCATAATACAAAGTCACGAGAGGGCTAGACAGGGACGACTTAG agGACAGTTCATGAAAGAGAttcgtcttttaaaagaaaagggTCGAGATCAAAAGGGAGAAATGTCAGCTGCAGCAGCAACAGCTATTCAACGGGTTTGGAGAGGTTACTTAGCAAGAAGAGATACTAAAAGGAGAAAACACGAAGAACAACTTCTGATTGGAATGAAGTTAGCACCTTATACTGAATCTGAGGAAATAAAGAAAGCAGAAGAA GTAAAAGAGTTTCGTCGTAAAGTCCAAAAAGAATATGAACAGGAATATCAGGAATCATTAGAAAAAATTGAGCAGCAACTTCGAGCTCAACATGGTGTTAAAATTAATGAGCGCATTGGAGATGAACTGAGAAGATGGATTTCGGAATATTTTGAGAGGACTGGCAAGTTCCCCGACTTACCTTCAGAAGATGGTGGTGGTAGCAGAGCTATGTTTAGTAGACAAg gtacagGCATGGACAGTGAACTAAGTAAATCTTCACCGGTATCTTCAAAAGATTCAAAGAAAAGCAAAGAGAGTAAGGATAAGAAGAACAATAAAGTAGAagacaataaaaacaaagacgAAGCAGAAGACTTAAAATCTTTCAAATGTTCAACATCAGCATTTTTAAAAGACTTTGTTAATGCCAACGAGGA atatgAAGACATATGGAAATATAGAGATGATGAGGTTAAACACGATGAAAAATGTGACAAAGACATGATAGAAAGAGAGAAAATGATTAAAATAGAACAAGAAATCCGTAACATCGTAGACGACATGATGAGAAGTGAGTTAGAACTTTTACAGGCAGCTTTGGATAGAGATAGAGCTCATAAAGGGAAAAAGTCTAAAAAACCACAGAAGAAA GTTCGACGTGGAGGTAAAAAGGGCAAGAAAAAGAAGGAAAAAGATTTAACTCCTGATCGTACAACTGAATCGCTTTTTGAAGAATTAATTACCAATGGAATCATACGTCCATATCCTATAGTAAAAATTGATGATTTTATTGGTGAGAAGAGCTTTGTAGCATCTCAATGGAAAAGTGAAGGTCGAGATCCAGAGCCATGTTTAGGTGATATACGTCAATTGGTAAAGGAGTATTGTATACTTCCTCTTGGATCTGAGCACGTAAGGACCAATTCACCCCTTGTAAGATCAGTACTTATTTCTG GTCCAGCAGGCAGTGGAAAGAAAATGTTAGTTCAAGCAATTTGCAGTGAAACGGGAGCTACACTCTTCGATTTAACTCCAGCAAATTTAGTAGGCAAATATCCAGGAAAATCTGGACTAATAATGCTTATACATCTTATAATGAAAGTATCTAGACTTCTTCAACCGTCCGTAATATGGATGAATGATGCTGAAAAGCCTTTTGTTAAGAAGATACCGAAAACCGATAAGACTGATCCGAAAAGACTGAAGAAAGATTTAGTGAAGATAATAAAAG GAATTTGTCCAGAAGATCGTGTTTTGTTCGTGGGTACGTCCAGAACACCTTGGGAAGCTGAACAAAAACTTCTTTTCCAATGTTATTCGAAACTGATCCAAATTCCAAGGGCAGATTATGGAAGTATTTCTTTGATGTGGCGTATCAAATTACATAGAGCTGGCGCCTTATCACCAAAATTGGAATTGTCATGTCTGTCGAGAGTATCCGATTCTTACACAATTG gtactttactAGCAGCATTGGATGCAGTTTTAACAACAAAACGGAGACTTCAACTAAGAGTCCGAGCATTTACTGCACAAGAAGTTGCTGTTCAGCTCAGCTCTTTTGAGCCAGTTTATGTTGAACAT GATATGGCGGCCGAGTCATGGTGGTCCAAGACACCAATGGAGAGAAGAAGACAAAGAGTTATGCAAAGACTATTGGAGTTAGAGCAAGAGAACGAAGAGAGAGCTGCTGCGGGTAAATAA
- the LOC123874756 gene encoding dynein regulatory complex protein 11 isoform X2, whose product MSNKTYNDLFCETSELIVEATQADEAVFEAGSAERSTFEPLLSDLRIRYTVLLSRLDAVYDQLLQPQKRLIVKRLLEACLGRLLEIKHDLVELHLSDFTYDDDEVLVKLGVTPHEAEPSVPQYFVREREDEVEKKRDFITDTLRKLGYEPPKPRALVLTEQQAVIIIQSHERARQGRLRGQFMKEIRLLKEKGRDQKGEMSAAAATAIQRVWRGYLARRDTKRRKHEEQLLIGMKLAPYTESEEIKKAEEVKEFRRKVQKEYEQEYQESLEKIEQQLRAQHGVKINERIGDELRRWISEYFERTGKFPDLPSEDGGGSRAMFSRQGTGMDSELSKSSPVSSKDSKKSKESKDKKNNKVEDNKNKDEAEDLKSFKCSTSAFLKDFVNANEEYEDIWKYRDDEVKHDEKCDKDMIEREKMIKIEQEIRNIVDDMMRSELELLQAALDRDRAHKGKKSKKPQKKVRRGGKKGKKKKEKDLTPDRTTESLFEELITNGIIRPYPIVKIDDFIGPAGSGKKMLVQAICSETGATLFDLTPANLVGKYPGKSGLIMLIHLIMKVSRLLQPSVIWMNDAEKPFVKKIPKTDKTDPKRLKKDLVKIIKGICPEDRVLFVGTSRTPWEAEQKLLFQCYSKLIQIPRADYGSISLMWRIKLHRAGALSPKLELSCLSRVSDSYTIGTLLAALDAVLTTKRRLQLRVRAFTAQEVAVQLSSFEPVYVEHDMAAESWWSKTPMERRRQRVMQRLLELEQENEERAAAGK is encoded by the exons ATGTCGAACAAAACATACAACGACTTATTTTGTGAAACATCTGAGCTAATAGTCGAAGCAACACAGGCAGATGAAGCGGTTTTCGAAGCTGGCAGCGCTGAAAGATCAACTTTCGAGCCTTTGCTATCTGATCTACGAATACGGTACACTGTGCTGTTGTCTAGACTGGATGCGGTGTACGACCAACTTCTGCAGCCGCAAAAGCGCTTGATTGTCAAACGACTACTTGAAGCGTGTTTGGGACGCCTTTTGGAAATAAAACACGATCTGGTCGAGCTTCATTTATCAGATTTTACTTATGACGACGATGAG GTACTTGTCAAACTTGGAGTCACACCTCATGAAGCAGAACCAAGCGTACCTCAATATTTTGTCAGAGAGAGAGAAGATGAAGTGGAAAAGAAACGCGATTTTATAACTGATACTCTGAGGAAGCTTGGATATGAACCTCCAAAACCACGGGCATTAGTGCTAACTGAACAACAAGCTGTGATCATAATACAAAGTCACGAGAGGGCTAGACAGGGACGACTTAG agGACAGTTCATGAAAGAGAttcgtcttttaaaagaaaagggTCGAGATCAAAAGGGAGAAATGTCAGCTGCAGCAGCAACAGCTATTCAACGGGTTTGGAGAGGTTACTTAGCAAGAAGAGATACTAAAAGGAGAAAACACGAAGAACAACTTCTGATTGGAATGAAGTTAGCACCTTATACTGAATCTGAGGAAATAAAGAAAGCAGAAGAA GTAAAAGAGTTTCGTCGTAAAGTCCAAAAAGAATATGAACAGGAATATCAGGAATCATTAGAAAAAATTGAGCAGCAACTTCGAGCTCAACATGGTGTTAAAATTAATGAGCGCATTGGAGATGAACTGAGAAGATGGATTTCGGAATATTTTGAGAGGACTGGCAAGTTCCCCGACTTACCTTCAGAAGATGGTGGTGGTAGCAGAGCTATGTTTAGTAGACAAg gtacagGCATGGACAGTGAACTAAGTAAATCTTCACCGGTATCTTCAAAAGATTCAAAGAAAAGCAAAGAGAGTAAGGATAAGAAGAACAATAAAGTAGAagacaataaaaacaaagacgAAGCAGAAGACTTAAAATCTTTCAAATGTTCAACATCAGCATTTTTAAAAGACTTTGTTAATGCCAACGAGGA atatgAAGACATATGGAAATATAGAGATGATGAGGTTAAACACGATGAAAAATGTGACAAAGACATGATAGAAAGAGAGAAAATGATTAAAATAGAACAAGAAATCCGTAACATCGTAGACGACATGATGAGAAGTGAGTTAGAACTTTTACAGGCAGCTTTGGATAGAGATAGAGCTCATAAAGGGAAAAAGTCTAAAAAACCACAGAAGAAA GTTCGACGTGGAGGTAAAAAGGGCAAGAAAAAGAAGGAAAAAGATTTAACTCCTGATCGTACAACTGAATCGCTTTTTGAAGAATTAATTACCAATGGAATCATACGTCCATATCCTATAGTAAAAATTGATGATTTTATTG GTCCAGCAGGCAGTGGAAAGAAAATGTTAGTTCAAGCAATTTGCAGTGAAACGGGAGCTACACTCTTCGATTTAACTCCAGCAAATTTAGTAGGCAAATATCCAGGAAAATCTGGACTAATAATGCTTATACATCTTATAATGAAAGTATCTAGACTTCTTCAACCGTCCGTAATATGGATGAATGATGCTGAAAAGCCTTTTGTTAAGAAGATACCGAAAACCGATAAGACTGATCCGAAAAGACTGAAGAAAGATTTAGTGAAGATAATAAAAG GAATTTGTCCAGAAGATCGTGTTTTGTTCGTGGGTACGTCCAGAACACCTTGGGAAGCTGAACAAAAACTTCTTTTCCAATGTTATTCGAAACTGATCCAAATTCCAAGGGCAGATTATGGAAGTATTTCTTTGATGTGGCGTATCAAATTACATAGAGCTGGCGCCTTATCACCAAAATTGGAATTGTCATGTCTGTCGAGAGTATCCGATTCTTACACAATTG gtactttactAGCAGCATTGGATGCAGTTTTAACAACAAAACGGAGACTTCAACTAAGAGTCCGAGCATTTACTGCACAAGAAGTTGCTGTTCAGCTCAGCTCTTTTGAGCCAGTTTATGTTGAACAT GATATGGCGGCCGAGTCATGGTGGTCCAAGACACCAATGGAGAGAAGAAGACAAAGAGTTATGCAAAGACTATTGGAGTTAGAGCAAGAGAACGAAGAGAGAGCTGCTGCGGGTAAATAA